From Synechococcus sp. A10-1-5-1, a single genomic window includes:
- the crtL gene encoding lycopene beta cyclase, which produces MNPEVLVIGAGPAALCIAAALLERGVRVAGVAPSSPEAPWQNTYGIWGPEVDALGMAHLLGHRWSQTSSYFGEELGTEPLAHGIDYGLFDKAALQRHWLSPCQAAGVPWTCAAVVSIEHHDQGSIVMTDQGERLEARLVIDCSGHQTPFLNRPDEGPVAGQAAYGIVGRFSKPPVEPGQFVLMDYRCDHLSEAELRCGPPTFLYAMDFGEGRFFVEETSLALAPAVPYDVLKARLLKRLAHRGVEVLAVEEEEFCLFPMNMPLPDLDQQLLAFGGGATLVHPASGYMVGSLLRRAPALAQAIADGLADANLPSPSLARAAWQALWPLELQRKHALYRFGLEKLMRYPEGELRQFFATFFALPREQWYGFLTNTLSLPALVGAMLRLFSVAPWSVRWGLMQQQGRELPLLLRLVKP; this is translated from the coding sequence TTGAACCCCGAGGTCCTGGTGATCGGCGCTGGTCCAGCGGCGCTCTGCATCGCTGCAGCCCTTCTGGAGCGTGGTGTGAGGGTCGCGGGTGTCGCTCCCTCCTCACCGGAGGCCCCCTGGCAGAACACCTACGGCATCTGGGGGCCGGAGGTGGATGCCTTGGGGATGGCCCATTTGTTGGGCCACCGCTGGAGCCAGACCAGCAGCTATTTCGGAGAAGAGCTGGGGACTGAGCCCCTGGCCCATGGCATCGATTACGGGCTCTTTGACAAGGCGGCGCTGCAGCGTCACTGGCTGTCCCCTTGCCAAGCGGCTGGTGTTCCCTGGACCTGCGCTGCGGTGGTGTCGATCGAGCACCACGACCAGGGCTCGATCGTGATGACGGATCAAGGAGAGCGGTTGGAGGCCCGGTTGGTGATCGATTGCAGCGGGCATCAGACCCCGTTTCTCAATCGCCCGGATGAAGGTCCGGTGGCGGGTCAGGCGGCCTACGGGATTGTCGGTCGCTTCTCCAAGCCCCCTGTGGAGCCCGGCCAATTTGTGTTGATGGATTACCGCTGCGATCACCTCAGTGAGGCTGAGCTGCGCTGTGGTCCGCCAACTTTCCTCTACGCGATGGACTTCGGCGAAGGGCGCTTTTTTGTCGAGGAAACCTCCTTGGCCTTGGCCCCGGCAGTTCCCTACGACGTGCTGAAAGCGCGTCTGCTGAAACGGCTCGCCCACCGAGGCGTTGAGGTGCTGGCGGTGGAGGAGGAGGAGTTTTGTCTCTTCCCGATGAACATGCCCCTACCGGATTTGGATCAGCAGTTGCTGGCCTTCGGTGGCGGCGCCACCTTGGTTCACCCCGCCTCCGGCTACATGGTCGGCTCCCTGCTGCGTCGGGCACCCGCGCTGGCCCAGGCCATCGCCGATGGACTGGCCGATGCCAACCTCCCTTCGCCGTCCCTGGCCCGGGCGGCTTGGCAAGCGCTTTGGCCGTTGGAGCTGCAACGCAAACATGCCCTGTATCGCTTTGGCCTCGAGAAACTGATGCGCTATCCCGAAGGGGAGCTCAGGCAGTTTTTCGCCACTTTTTTTGCCCTGCCTCGGGAGCAGTGGTACGGCTTCTTGACCAATACCTTGTCCCTGCCGGCCTTGGTTGGCGCGATGCTCCGTCTGTTCTCTGTTGCCCCCTGGAGTGTCCGCTGGGGCTTGATGCAGCAGCAGGGGCGCGAGTTGCCGTTGCTGCTGCGGCTGGTTAAGCCGTAG
- the gyrA gene encoding DNA gyrase subunit A — protein MADPTEPRELPAGDGEGPGGSDGRVIQADLRNEMSRSYLEYAMSVIVGRALPDARDGLKPVHRRILYAMYELGLTSDRPYRKCARVVGEVLGKYHPHGDTAVYDALVRMAQDFSMRMPLIDGHGNFGSVDNDPPAAMRYTESRLRALTTDSLLEDIESETVDFIDNFDGSQQEPTVMPARIPQLLLNGSTGIAVGMATNIPPHNLTELIDGLLALIANPEVTDRELTSIITGPDFPTGGQILGRRGIREMYETGRGSVTMRGVAAIETIEAKGRPDRDAVIITELPYQTNKAALIERIAELVNDKKLEGISDIRDESDRDGMRIVIELRRDAYPQVVLNNLFKLTPLQSNFSAYMLALVKGEPILLTLRKMLEVFLEFRVETIERRTRYLLRKAEERDHILLGLLIALDNLDAIIALIRGAADSATARSELVEQFGLSEIQADAILQMQLRRLTALEADKIRLEHEDLLAKITDYKDILARKERVYSLITEELGVIRSRYDSPRRTEILDVEGGLEDIDLIANERSVVLLTENGYLKRMPVSEFEATSRGTRGKAGTKAQAEEAVRLFISCNDHDSLLLFSDRGVVYTVPAYRVPLCSRAAKGTPIVQLLPIPREEQITSLLAVSEFTEDAVLVMLTSGGYIKRTRLSAFANIRSNGLIAISLEEGDALTWVRLAQPGDSVLIGSRNGMTIHFRLSDDELRPLGRTARGVRAMNLRPGDELVSMDVLPVELADRVEGSSASADDDEAEDVAPSDGPWVLVASASGLGKRVPVDQFRLQKRAGMGLRAMKFRRDGDVLVGLRVLGSGEELLLVSERGVIVRMQADAVPQQSRAATGVKLQRLDSGDRLSEVVLVPPALEEEEEGEGASGETESAEA, from the coding sequence ATGGCGGATCCAACCGAACCCCGTGAATTGCCCGCGGGGGACGGAGAAGGACCAGGCGGATCCGACGGTCGGGTGATTCAGGCCGACCTTCGCAACGAGATGTCGCGCTCCTACTTGGAGTACGCGATGAGTGTGATCGTGGGACGGGCTTTGCCCGATGCCCGCGACGGTTTGAAACCCGTGCATCGGCGGATCCTGTACGCGATGTACGAACTGGGCCTGACCAGCGATCGGCCCTACAGAAAGTGCGCCCGTGTGGTGGGTGAGGTGCTGGGTAAGTACCACCCGCACGGCGATACCGCCGTCTACGACGCGCTGGTGCGCATGGCGCAGGACTTCTCCATGCGCATGCCGTTGATCGATGGTCACGGCAACTTCGGTTCGGTGGATAACGATCCGCCGGCCGCCATGCGATACACCGAATCGCGGCTCAGGGCCCTCACGACCGACAGCTTGCTTGAGGACATCGAGAGCGAGACCGTCGATTTCATCGATAACTTCGACGGGTCGCAGCAAGAACCAACGGTGATGCCTGCGCGCATCCCCCAGTTGCTGCTGAATGGATCGACGGGAATCGCGGTGGGCATGGCCACCAACATTCCCCCCCACAACCTCACCGAGCTGATTGACGGTTTGTTGGCCTTAATCGCCAACCCTGAGGTCACCGACCGTGAGCTGACCTCCATCATCACCGGGCCGGACTTCCCAACCGGCGGACAGATCCTTGGCCGGCGGGGGATCCGTGAGATGTACGAAACGGGCCGAGGCTCCGTCACCATGCGCGGCGTGGCGGCCATCGAGACGATCGAGGCCAAGGGGCGTCCTGATCGCGACGCCGTGATCATCACCGAGCTGCCTTACCAGACCAATAAAGCGGCGCTGATTGAGCGCATCGCTGAGCTGGTGAATGACAAGAAGCTCGAAGGCATTTCCGATATCCGTGACGAATCCGATCGCGACGGGATGCGGATCGTTATCGAATTGCGTCGCGATGCCTATCCCCAGGTTGTCCTGAACAACCTGTTCAAGCTGACGCCGCTCCAGAGCAACTTCAGCGCCTACATGCTGGCGCTGGTGAAGGGGGAGCCCATCCTGCTCACGCTTCGCAAGATGCTCGAGGTCTTCCTCGAGTTCCGGGTCGAGACGATTGAGCGCCGGACGCGTTATCTGCTCCGCAAGGCCGAAGAGCGCGACCACATCCTTCTTGGCCTCCTGATTGCGCTCGACAACCTCGACGCGATCATTGCCCTGATTCGTGGTGCAGCCGATAGCGCCACCGCGCGATCGGAGCTGGTTGAGCAGTTTGGGCTGAGTGAGATTCAGGCCGACGCCATCCTGCAGATGCAGTTGCGGCGTCTCACTGCGCTCGAGGCCGACAAGATTCGCCTCGAGCACGAGGATCTGCTCGCCAAGATCACTGACTACAAGGACATCCTGGCCCGCAAAGAGCGGGTTTACAGCCTGATCACTGAGGAGCTGGGAGTGATTCGCTCCCGCTATGACTCCCCGCGTCGCACCGAAATCCTCGATGTCGAAGGCGGCCTCGAAGACATCGATCTGATCGCCAATGAGCGCTCGGTCGTTCTCCTGACCGAAAACGGCTACCTCAAGCGGATGCCAGTCAGCGAGTTCGAAGCCACCAGCCGCGGCACCCGCGGTAAGGCCGGCACCAAAGCCCAGGCTGAAGAGGCGGTTCGTCTCTTTATCAGCTGCAACGACCACGATTCCCTGCTGCTGTTCTCCGACCGCGGCGTGGTCTATACCGTTCCCGCTTATCGGGTTCCCCTGTGTAGCCGCGCTGCCAAGGGCACGCCGATCGTCCAGCTGCTTCCGATCCCCCGTGAGGAGCAGATCACCTCATTGCTCGCGGTTAGTGAGTTCACCGAAGATGCCGTTCTGGTGATGCTCACCAGTGGCGGTTACATCAAGCGCACCCGTCTCTCGGCCTTCGCCAACATCCGCTCCAATGGCTTGATCGCCATTTCTCTGGAGGAGGGGGATGCCCTGACCTGGGTGCGTCTGGCTCAGCCCGGCGACAGCGTGCTGATTGGTTCCCGGAACGGGATGACCATCCACTTCCGCCTCAGTGACGACGAGCTCCGGCCTTTGGGCCGCACCGCCCGCGGGGTTCGGGCGATGAATCTTCGTCCTGGCGACGAGCTGGTGAGCATGGATGTGCTTCCTGTGGAACTCGCTGATCGCGTTGAGGGCAGCAGTGCCAGTGCCGATGACGACGAAGCCGAGGACGTCGCTCCGAGTGACGGCCCCTGGGTTCTGGTCGCGTCCGCCAGCGGCTTGGGTAAGCGGGTTCCTGTGGATCAGTTCCGCCTTCAGAAGCGGGCCGGCATGGGCCTGAGGGCGATGAAATTCCGCCGGGACGGCGACGTTCTGGTTGGCCTGAGGGTGCTCGGCTCGGGTGAGGAGTTGCTGCTCGTCAGTGAGCGTGGGGTGATCGTGCGGATGCAAGCCGATGCGGTGCCGCAGCAGTCGCGGGCGGCCACCGGCGTGAAGCTGCAACGCCTCGACAGTGGCGATCGCCTTTCTGAGGTGGTCCTGGTGCCCCCGGCACTCGAGGAAGAGGAGGAAGGCGAGGGCGCTTCGGGTGAGACCGAAAGCGCAGAGGCCTGA
- a CDS encoding homocysteine biosynthesis protein, whose translation MSSSPGNLPNRSETELQQWQREGRLKVRSATGFRDLAEERGLETAYRKTHVVVASDAELTQQATLVLHLGPSDPPIRVRQFRFGPAEGHGGHGNTELVIPMGAGGAALLSALLDGQRLPLSIGGTPSQQQPKVELETELGLEDIPCGRLLLHRGISENGVVAVSSREGLTPTPWGPVLGPWTSALYSCRGPGSIGLSMPGLDGLGAGSPVLVGGTIGWVSGPGSGHNPGAKRSRNGHALGPGACCALQVDLHGLQPSGIRATRLPDGSSGLLVAIAAPIPLLNLSTAQRLTATAEELSAPLLDYGVPRRVRPCPASATYGELLNGSIRLGERHLSAAPAHSPRLAAEAGAQLEQMLLSGAFPLRLPLAPLPSERAVRALN comes from the coding sequence GTGTCTTCCTCCCCTGGGAACCTCCCCAATCGGAGCGAGACCGAACTGCAGCAATGGCAGCGCGAAGGACGACTCAAGGTCCGCAGCGCTACAGGCTTCCGTGACCTTGCTGAGGAGCGGGGGCTGGAGACGGCCTACCGGAAGACCCATGTCGTCGTCGCCAGCGATGCCGAACTGACGCAGCAGGCCACCTTAGTGCTGCATCTGGGTCCAAGCGACCCACCCATCCGTGTTCGCCAATTCCGTTTTGGCCCAGCAGAAGGCCATGGCGGCCATGGCAATACCGAACTCGTGATTCCGATGGGGGCGGGTGGCGCAGCACTGCTCAGCGCACTCCTCGACGGTCAACGCCTCCCCCTTTCCATCGGCGGAACCCCCAGTCAGCAGCAACCCAAGGTCGAACTGGAGACCGAACTGGGACTCGAAGACATCCCATGCGGCCGCCTGCTCCTGCATCGCGGGATCAGCGAAAACGGCGTGGTGGCCGTCAGCAGCCGAGAAGGGCTGACCCCAACCCCTTGGGGACCGGTCCTGGGACCATGGACCAGCGCGCTCTACAGCTGCCGCGGCCCTGGAAGCATTGGTTTGAGCATGCCGGGCCTGGATGGCCTCGGAGCGGGATCTCCCGTCCTGGTAGGCGGAACCATCGGCTGGGTCAGCGGACCGGGAAGCGGTCACAACCCTGGCGCCAAACGCAGCCGCAACGGTCATGCCCTGGGCCCCGGGGCCTGTTGCGCCCTGCAAGTGGACCTCCATGGACTGCAGCCCTCAGGGATCCGTGCCACCCGCCTTCCCGATGGCAGCAGCGGGCTGCTTGTAGCCATCGCCGCTCCTATCCCTCTGTTGAACCTCAGCACCGCTCAGCGTCTGACGGCTACGGCCGAGGAACTGTCCGCACCGCTCCTGGACTACGGGGTCCCGAGGCGGGTTCGGCCCTGTCCGGCCAGCGCAACCTATGGGGAATTGCTCAACGGCTCCATCCGTCTCGGTGAGAGGCACCTCTCTGCCGCACCGGCCCATAGCCCCAGGCTGGCGGCGGAGGCGGGAGCCCAACTCGAGCAGATGCTTCTCAGCGGCGCATTCCCGCTGCGCCTGCCCCTTGCCCCACTGCCCAGCGAGCGGGCTGTACGGGCACTGAACTAA
- a CDS encoding CAAD domain-containing protein → MADAPAPQPDAEQQPGLEALETNAAESTVTAPIETAADAEPTEAADVAPEVTEVAETAAAPEPEPEPAPEPEPVNALAPQVASTTDVPASTAAAPPEGEGGEWELLVQKVKQWIASGQLQQQWETARTPITLLAGLIAVLLVLRIYSSLLGVLESLPLLPGLLELVGVISVVRFSLTRLVKSDDRHEVIDGLKQRWSNFRGNR, encoded by the coding sequence ATGGCTGATGCTCCTGCCCCGCAGCCGGACGCCGAGCAGCAACCTGGACTCGAGGCTTTGGAGACCAACGCTGCGGAAAGCACCGTCACTGCGCCGATCGAGACCGCGGCTGACGCTGAACCCACAGAAGCGGCTGACGTTGCACCTGAAGTCACTGAAGTCGCCGAGACGGCCGCTGCACCGGAACCGGAGCCGGAGCCTGCGCCCGAACCAGAACCGGTCAATGCCTTGGCCCCTCAGGTGGCCAGCACCACCGATGTACCGGCCAGCACTGCAGCAGCGCCCCCCGAAGGCGAGGGCGGCGAATGGGAGTTGCTGGTCCAGAAGGTCAAACAGTGGATCGCCAGCGGCCAACTTCAGCAGCAGTGGGAAACGGCTCGCACCCCAATCACCCTGCTGGCTGGCCTGATCGCAGTCCTGCTGGTTCTGCGGATTTACAGCTCACTGCTCGGCGTGCTGGAAAGCCTGCCTCTACTCCCTGGACTGTTGGAGCTGGTGGGGGTGATCAGCGTGGTCCGTTTCAGCCTCACTCGCCTGGTGAAAAGCGACGACCGCCATGAGGTGATCGATGGTCTGAAGCAGCGCTGGAGCAACTTCCGGGGCAATCGGTAG
- a CDS encoding GuaB3 family IMP dehydrogenase-related protein has translation MDIQLGRSRNVRRAYGIDEIALVPGGRTVDPAVTDSSWTLGGITREIPIIASAMDGVVDVGMCVELAKQGALGVLNLEGVQCRYDDPNPALDRIASVGKEEFVPLMQELYSQPVREDLIRKRIGEIKERGGIAAVSGTPVAALKFGKAIAEAGADLFFVQATVVSTEHIGPAGQESLDLEALCRDFGVPVIIGNCVTYDVALKLMRAGAAGVMVGIGPGAACTSRGVLGIGIPQATSVADCAAARDDYMKESGRYVPIVADGGIVTGGDICKCLACGADAVMIGSPIARSAEAPGRGFHWGMATPSPVLPRGTRIKVGTTGSLEKILRGPASLDDGTQNLLGCIKTSMGTLGARTLKEMQQVEVVVAPSLLTEGKVYQKAQQLGMGK, from the coding sequence GTGGACATTCAGCTCGGCCGTTCCCGTAATGTGCGCCGCGCCTACGGCATCGATGAAATCGCCTTGGTGCCTGGCGGTCGCACGGTCGATCCGGCCGTCACCGACAGCAGCTGGACCCTGGGCGGCATCACCCGCGAGATCCCAATCATCGCCAGCGCCATGGACGGTGTGGTGGATGTGGGCATGTGCGTTGAGCTGGCCAAGCAAGGCGCCCTCGGCGTGCTGAATCTGGAGGGCGTCCAGTGCCGCTACGACGACCCCAACCCGGCCCTCGATCGCATCGCTTCGGTGGGCAAAGAAGAGTTCGTGCCCCTCATGCAGGAGCTCTACAGCCAACCCGTGCGGGAAGACCTCATCCGCAAGCGGATCGGTGAAATCAAAGAGCGCGGCGGCATTGCAGCGGTGAGCGGCACCCCCGTTGCCGCCCTGAAGTTCGGCAAGGCCATCGCCGAGGCCGGCGCAGATCTGTTCTTTGTGCAGGCCACCGTGGTCAGCACCGAACACATCGGCCCTGCAGGCCAAGAGAGCCTGGACCTTGAGGCCCTCTGCCGTGATTTCGGTGTTCCCGTGATCATCGGCAACTGCGTCACCTATGACGTCGCCTTGAAACTGATGCGCGCCGGCGCCGCTGGGGTGATGGTGGGCATCGGCCCTGGCGCCGCTTGCACCTCCCGCGGCGTGCTGGGCATCGGCATTCCTCAGGCCACCTCCGTTGCCGACTGCGCTGCAGCCCGCGATGACTACATGAAGGAAAGCGGCCGCTACGTCCCGATCGTTGCCGATGGCGGCATCGTCACTGGCGGTGACATCTGCAAGTGCCTGGCCTGCGGCGCCGATGCCGTGATGATCGGATCACCGATTGCCCGCTCTGCCGAAGCTCCGGGTCGCGGCTTCCACTGGGGCATGGCCACGCCCAGTCCCGTCCTGCCCCGCGGCACCCGCATCAAGGTGGGCACCACCGGCAGCCTGGAGAAAATCCTGCGCGGACCAGCCTCCCTCGACGACGGCACTCAGAACCTGCTGGGCTGCATCAAGACCTCAATGGGAACCCTCGGCGCTCGCACCCTCAAGGAAATGCAGCAGGTGGAGGTCGTCGTCGCCCCGTCCCTGCTGACCGAGGGCAAGGTTTATCAGAAGGCCCAGCAATTGGGCATGGGCAAGTAA
- the trxA gene encoding thioredoxin: MSSAAAVTDASFEQDVLKSDVPVLVDFWAPWCGPCRMVAPIVDEISKEFEGKIKVFKLNTDENPNVASQYGIRSIPTLMVFKDGQKVDTVVGAVPKTTLSGTISKYL; the protein is encoded by the coding sequence ATGTCCAGCGCCGCAGCCGTCACCGACGCTTCCTTCGAGCAAGACGTGCTCAAGAGCGATGTACCCGTTCTTGTGGATTTCTGGGCTCCCTGGTGCGGCCCCTGCCGCATGGTCGCGCCCATCGTTGATGAGATTTCGAAAGAGTTCGAAGGCAAGATCAAGGTCTTCAAGCTCAACACCGACGAAAACCCCAACGTCGCCAGCCAGTACGGCATCCGCAGCATCCCCACCCTGATGGTCTTCAAGGACGGCCAGAAGGTGGACACCGTTGTGGGCGCTGTGCCCAAGACCACCCTGTCCGGCACCATCTCCAAGTACCTCTGA
- a CDS encoding TIGR00730 family Rossman fold protein: protein MAIERSPLDALADALDGHPQRRSIERSVVRLLEIARNSSDADEWRLITGALADIRDGFNVFAPHRQTRKVTVFGSARTTSEEAPYPLAEELAREAARCGFEIMTGAGGGVMEAANRGAGCENSIGLNVDLPFEQHANRYVNACDGRLLHFRYFFTRKLFFLRESDALVVMPGGFGTFDELFESLTLIQTGRTPPIPVVLLAPEGDDFWSDWLATIDNTLLGRALISAEDTSLLKQASSAAEALGHISHFYRVFHTAQFAEEQMELLMHSPLPAETVAELNQRFDALVDEGSISQGESCDHHGILRPCLRFHLDRRRVGLLYQLIDVLNGLPIEVPPSIEQPGQRVCSLPPTP from the coding sequence ATGGCCATCGAGAGAAGTCCTCTGGATGCGTTGGCCGATGCCCTGGACGGACATCCGCAACGCCGCTCGATCGAGCGCAGTGTCGTACGGCTGCTGGAGATCGCACGCAACAGCAGCGATGCCGATGAATGGCGGCTGATCACAGGAGCACTGGCGGACATCCGCGACGGCTTCAACGTCTTTGCCCCCCATCGCCAGACCCGCAAGGTGACGGTGTTTGGTTCTGCACGAACCACGTCAGAAGAGGCTCCCTACCCGCTGGCCGAAGAGCTTGCGCGCGAGGCGGCACGATGCGGCTTCGAAATCATGACTGGAGCTGGCGGCGGCGTGATGGAGGCCGCCAACCGAGGAGCCGGTTGCGAAAACAGCATCGGCCTCAATGTCGATCTGCCGTTTGAGCAGCACGCCAATCGCTACGTCAACGCCTGCGACGGGCGCCTGCTGCACTTCCGCTACTTCTTCACTCGCAAACTCTTCTTCCTGCGAGAGAGCGATGCCTTGGTGGTCATGCCCGGCGGGTTTGGGACCTTTGATGAGCTGTTCGAATCGCTCACACTGATCCAGACCGGACGCACACCTCCAATCCCCGTGGTCCTTCTGGCTCCAGAGGGAGATGACTTCTGGAGCGATTGGCTCGCGACCATCGACAACACCCTGCTGGGGCGTGCCTTGATCTCCGCAGAGGACACCTCCCTGCTCAAACAAGCCAGCAGTGCCGCTGAGGCCTTAGGGCACATCAGCCACTTCTACCGGGTCTTCCACACCGCTCAGTTTGCGGAAGAGCAGATGGAGTTATTGATGCACTCCCCCCTGCCTGCCGAAACGGTGGCTGAGCTCAACCAACGTTTTGACGCCCTGGTGGATGAGGGCAGCATCAGCCAAGGCGAGAGCTGTGACCATCACGGCATCCTGCGGCCCTGCCTGCGCTTTCACCTGGATCGCCGCAGGGTGGGACTGCTTTACCAATTGATCGATGTCCTGAATGGCCTACCCATCGAGGTTCCTCCCTCGATCGAGCAACCTGGACAACGTGTCTGCTCCCTACCGCCCACCCCATGA
- the hisH gene encoding imidazole glycerol phosphate synthase subunit HisH: MTRIGLIDYGMGNLHSVQRAFERLGCEVRILQQAEAMEDCQALVLPGVGAFDPAMERLNASGLVPAIKAWCNAGRPLLGICLGLQLLFESSDEGSAAGLGLLAGHIAALPKVPGHPIPHMGWEALIPGTPSPLLPEGSEESWVYFVHSFAAQPRDPSCVTASVSFAEQPVTAAVWQGSVGACQFHPEKSSEAGEQLLRRWLSWVEGQA, encoded by the coding sequence ATGACGCGCATCGGCCTAATCGACTACGGGATGGGCAACCTGCATTCAGTGCAGCGGGCCTTTGAACGGTTGGGGTGTGAGGTGCGGATCCTGCAGCAGGCCGAGGCCATGGAGGACTGCCAAGCGCTGGTGCTGCCCGGTGTTGGGGCCTTTGACCCGGCCATGGAGCGTCTGAACGCCTCTGGCCTGGTGCCAGCGATCAAAGCCTGGTGCAACGCGGGGCGCCCATTGCTGGGCATCTGCCTGGGCTTGCAACTGCTCTTTGAAAGCAGTGATGAAGGATCCGCCGCTGGACTGGGACTGCTGGCTGGGCATATTGCGGCGCTTCCCAAGGTCCCAGGGCATCCGATTCCCCACATGGGCTGGGAAGCGCTCATTCCTGGAACTCCGTCACCGTTACTGCCAGAGGGATCTGAGGAGAGCTGGGTGTACTTCGTCCACTCCTTTGCCGCTCAACCCAGGGATCCCAGCTGCGTCACCGCCTCGGTGTCGTTTGCGGAGCAGCCCGTCACCGCAGCCGTCTGGCAAGGCAGCGTCGGAGCCTGCCAATTTCACCCTGAAAAATCCTCGGAAGCTGGAGAGCAACTGCTTCGGCGCTGGCTGAGCTGGGTCGAGGGGCAAGCATGA
- the rsmD gene encoding 16S rRNA (guanine(966)-N(2))-methyltransferase RsmD, producing the protein MSLRLSGGRKLLSPPGEIARPTASRVRLAVMNMLAAELPGAHWLDLFCGSGVMGCEALLRGAAQVVAVEQDRRIGAIAQSNLETVAASLQPHPSFRVVQQEAIRWLSSPHGEGFDLVYADPPYAAGLYGSLLEALAAGDWLRPQALVLLEHATKNPPEIPAGWELEKQKRYGSCSLVMLSRC; encoded by the coding sequence ATGAGCCTGCGGCTCAGCGGGGGTCGCAAACTGCTTAGTCCTCCTGGAGAGATCGCCCGCCCAACCGCCTCTCGGGTGCGTCTGGCGGTCATGAACATGCTGGCGGCAGAACTGCCCGGGGCCCACTGGCTTGATCTCTTCTGCGGCAGTGGGGTAATGGGCTGCGAAGCCCTACTGCGTGGCGCGGCTCAGGTGGTGGCCGTGGAGCAGGACCGGCGCATCGGCGCCATCGCCCAAAGCAATCTGGAGACGGTGGCCGCCAGCCTTCAGCCGCACCCCTCCTTCCGCGTTGTCCAACAGGAGGCGATCCGCTGGCTGAGCTCGCCCCACGGCGAGGGCTTTGATCTGGTCTACGCGGATCCTCCCTATGCCGCTGGCCTCTATGGGTCGCTGCTCGAGGCGCTCGCCGCAGGGGATTGGCTCAGGCCCCAAGCCCTCGTGCTGCTGGAGCATGCAACAAAAAACCCGCCGGAGATTCCAGCGGGTTGGGAATTGGAGAAGCAAAAGCGCTACGGAAGCTGCAGCCTCGTGATGCTCTCGCGCTGTTGA
- the petG gene encoding cytochrome b6-f complex subunit V: MIEPLLCGIVLGLIPVTLLGLFVAAWNQYRRGSALGG; this comes from the coding sequence ATGATCGAACCCCTGCTCTGCGGCATCGTGCTCGGTCTGATTCCCGTGACTTTGCTTGGCCTGTTTGTGGCGGCCTGGAACCAGTACCGCCGTGGTAGCGCCCTGGGCGGCTGA
- a CDS encoding cytochrome c produces the protein MTAQPPSPAQQPQRGLISALVLLTSICVTIVMLVVVIPAARSDPYTRTTLQLSGSAEHGEQLFLLNCAGCHGIAAQGLVGPNLHKVDNRKNNRQLIQQVVSGRTPPMPRFQPEPQAMADLLAYLHSLS, from the coding sequence GTGACTGCACAGCCCCCCTCCCCCGCGCAACAACCCCAGCGGGGCCTGATCTCGGCGCTCGTGCTCCTGACATCGATCTGCGTCACGATCGTGATGCTGGTCGTCGTCATCCCTGCCGCTCGCAGCGATCCCTACACCCGGACCACCCTGCAGCTGAGCGGCTCCGCCGAGCACGGGGAACAGCTGTTCCTGTTGAACTGCGCCGGCTGTCATGGCATTGCCGCCCAAGGGTTGGTGGGGCCCAACCTCCACAAGGTGGACAACCGCAAGAACAATCGCCAGTTGATTCAACAGGTGGTCAGCGGACGCACCCCGCCCATGCCGCGCTTCCAACCGGAACCTCAGGCCATGGCTGATCTCTTGGCCTACCTCCACAGCCTCTCGTGA
- a CDS encoding RNA methyltransferase codes for MRLAVVLVEPAGPLNVGSVARLCANFAVDELRLVAPRCDHLGDEARLMAVHGEALLEQAQLFPNLEAALADCRRVVATSGRIEEEALPLNGPEEALSWLQGGTSAGAPAALVFGREDRGLSNGELLQAGRILRLDTSEAYASMNLSHAVSVCLHELRRCTRPKAEHQPEPCQREQLEAALADAEQLLLEVGFLYPHTAQARMGKVRALLQRAEIRDEEVALLRGMVRQLRWASQRDCP; via the coding sequence GTGAGACTCGCGGTGGTGCTGGTGGAGCCCGCCGGCCCCCTGAATGTGGGCAGCGTGGCCAGGCTCTGCGCGAACTTCGCAGTGGACGAACTCCGCCTCGTGGCACCCCGCTGCGATCACCTCGGGGACGAGGCCCGGCTCATGGCCGTGCACGGGGAAGCGCTGCTCGAGCAAGCGCAACTCTTTCCAAACCTGGAGGCCGCCCTGGCCGATTGCAGGCGCGTGGTGGCCACCAGCGGTCGGATCGAGGAGGAAGCCTTACCGCTCAACGGTCCTGAGGAAGCCCTCTCCTGGTTGCAGGGGGGCACCTCAGCAGGAGCCCCAGCGGCCCTGGTGTTCGGCCGAGAAGACCGCGGACTGAGCAATGGAGAACTACTCCAGGCTGGACGAATCCTGCGGCTGGACACCAGCGAGGCCTACGCCTCAATGAACCTGTCCCATGCCGTCTCGGTCTGCCTGCATGAACTGCGGCGCTGCACCCGGCCCAAGGCGGAGCACCAGCCTGAACCCTGCCAGCGGGAGCAGCTGGAGGCCGCGCTGGCGGATGCTGAGCAACTCCTGCTGGAGGTGGGCTTTCTCTATCCCCATACCGCCCAGGCGCGGATGGGCAAAGTGCGGGCCCTGCTCCAACGGGCCGAGATCCGCGATGAGGAAGTCGCCCTGCTGCGAGGAATGGTGCGTCAGCTGCGCTGGGCATCACAGCGAGACTGCCCCTAA